From Rahnella aceris, a single genomic window includes:
- a CDS encoding DedA family protein, whose product MEAYLQHLVAQSVGLALIIVAVVAFFESLALVGLILPGTVMMATLGTLIGSGQVGLYEAWLAAGLGCFFGDWASYFIGRGFKEPLHRWRFLKRYQSLLDKTGYALDRHSFATVIIGRFIGPTRPLVPMVAGMLNLPPYKFAPPNIIGCITWPPVYFLPGILAGVAIDIPASHNSSVFKWMLFAAVVLIWLSAWLLWRWFRSGKASPDAMTKWLPLARLRIVCVLSLVATAVSLVMLSEQPMMPVYGHLLWQVITR is encoded by the coding sequence ATGGAAGCCTATCTACAACATCTGGTCGCTCAGTCGGTGGGCTTGGCATTAATTATCGTCGCGGTGGTGGCTTTCTTCGAGTCGCTGGCGCTGGTGGGCCTGATCCTGCCGGGTACCGTCATGATGGCGACGCTCGGGACGTTGATCGGCAGCGGTCAGGTGGGGTTGTACGAAGCCTGGCTGGCGGCGGGGCTGGGATGTTTCTTCGGCGACTGGGCCTCGTATTTCATTGGCCGCGGTTTCAAGGAACCGCTGCATCGCTGGCGCTTCCTCAAACGTTACCAGTCATTACTGGATAAAACCGGTTATGCGCTGGATCGCCATAGTTTTGCGACGGTGATTATCGGGCGTTTCATCGGACCAACACGCCCGCTGGTGCCGATGGTTGCCGGTATGCTGAACCTTCCGCCTTACAAATTTGCACCGCCGAATATTATTGGCTGCATCACCTGGCCACCGGTGTATTTCCTGCCGGGCATTCTGGCGGGCGTGGCCATTGATATTCCGGCCAGTCACAACAGCTCGGTCTTCAAATGGATGCTGTTTGCCGCCGTGGTGCTGATCTGGCTGAGTGCCTGGCTGCTGTGGCGCTGGTTCCGTTCGGGCAAAGCTTCACCTGATGCGATGACAAAATGGTTGCCCTTAGCGCGTCTGCGCATCGTCTGTGTGCTAAGTCTGGTCGCAACCGCAGTGAGTCTGGTGATGTTAAGCGAACAGCCGATGATGCCGGTTTATGGTCATTTGCTGTGGCAAGTGATCACCCGCTGA
- the rapA gene encoding RNA polymerase-associated protein RapA, whose translation MPFTLGQRWISDTESELGLGTVVALDVRMVTLLFPATGENRLYARNDSPITRVMFNPGDTISCHEGWQLQVEEVVEDKGLLTYIGTRLDTEETGVAMREVLLDSKLTFSKPQDRLFAGQIDRMDRFALRFRARKYQREQFRLEFGGLRGMRASLIPHQLHIAYEVGQRHAPRVLLADEVGLGKTIEAGMIIHQQLLSGRAERILIVVPETLQHQWLVEMLRRFNLRFSLFDDDRYAESIHEATNPFETEQLVICSLDFVRRNKSRLEQLSDAAWDMLVVDEAHHLVWSEDAPSREYQVIEQLSQQIPSVLLLTATPEQLGQESHFARLRLLDPDRFHDYEEFIEEQQQYQPVADAVTLLLNKEPLTPEALALLGESVGNADTDALLTAANKGDEAAAKQLVSMLMDRHGTSRVLFRNTRNGVKGFPERHLHAVKLPLPTQYQTAIKVSGIMGAKKTAEARAHDMLYPEQIYQEFEGENATWWNFDPRVEWLLGYLTANRDEKVLVICAKAATALQLEQVLREREAIRAAVFHEGLSIIERDRAAAYFASQEEGAQVLLCSEIGSEGRNFQFASKMVMFDLPFNPDLLEQRIGRLDRIGQQNNIDIMVPYLEQTAQSVLVRWFHEGLDAFEHTCPTGRTIYDSAYEQLIAFLAAPAAQEGLGEFILTCRAEHDALKEKLENGRDRLLEMHSNGGERAQQLAKEIGEQDNDVNLVNFALNLFDIVGINQEDRSDNLIVLTPSDHMLVPDFPGLPEDGCTVTFDREQALSREDAQFISWEHPIVRNGLDLILSGDTGSCAVSILKNKALPVGTLLAELVYVVECQAPKHLQLTRFLPPTPVRMLMDRKGTNLAAQVEFESFNRQLNAINRHNSSKLVNAVQQDVHAMLQQAEAEIADQARALIEAAKVEADEQLTKELDRLKALKEVNPNIRDDELESVDSNRKQVLANLNDASWRLDAIRLVVVSHQ comes from the coding sequence ATGCCGTTTACATTGGGTCAACGCTGGATAAGCGATACGGAAAGCGAATTAGGATTAGGAACCGTAGTCGCGCTGGATGTGCGCATGGTCACCCTGCTTTTCCCCGCCACCGGTGAAAACCGTTTGTATGCCCGAAATGATTCCCCGATCACCCGCGTGATGTTCAACCCCGGTGATACCATCAGCTGTCACGAAGGCTGGCAGTTGCAGGTCGAAGAAGTTGTTGAAGACAAAGGTCTGTTGACCTATATCGGCACCCGTCTGGACACAGAAGAAACCGGCGTTGCCATGCGCGAAGTGCTGCTCGACAGCAAACTGACCTTCAGCAAACCGCAGGATCGTCTGTTCGCCGGTCAGATTGACCGTATGGACCGTTTTGCCCTGCGTTTCCGCGCCCGTAAATATCAGCGTGAACAGTTCCGTCTGGAATTCGGCGGTCTGCGCGGTATGCGTGCCAGCCTGATCCCACATCAGTTGCACATCGCTTATGAAGTCGGTCAGCGCCATGCGCCGCGCGTTTTACTCGCCGATGAAGTGGGTCTGGGCAAAACTATCGAAGCGGGCATGATTATTCATCAGCAACTGTTGTCCGGCCGTGCCGAACGCATACTGATCGTGGTGCCAGAAACCCTGCAACACCAGTGGCTGGTAGAAATGCTGCGCCGCTTCAATCTGCGCTTCTCTTTGTTTGACGACGATCGCTACGCTGAATCCATCCACGAAGCAACGAACCCGTTTGAAACTGAACAACTGGTGATCTGTTCCCTTGATTTCGTGCGCCGCAATAAATCCCGTCTCGAGCAGTTATCCGATGCGGCCTGGGATATGCTGGTGGTCGACGAGGCCCACCATCTGGTGTGGAGCGAAGACGCGCCGAGCCGCGAATATCAGGTTATCGAACAGCTTTCCCAGCAAATCCCGAGTGTTCTGCTGCTGACCGCTACGCCGGAGCAACTGGGCCAGGAAAGCCACTTTGCGCGCCTGCGCCTGCTGGATCCGGACCGTTTCCACGATTACGAAGAATTCATCGAAGAACAACAGCAATATCAGCCGGTGGCTGATGCCGTGACCCTGTTACTCAACAAAGAACCGCTGACGCCGGAAGCGCTGGCGTTGCTGGGTGAAAGTGTCGGCAATGCCGATACCGATGCCCTGCTGACCGCCGCCAATAAAGGCGACGAAGCCGCAGCGAAACAGCTGGTTTCCATGCTGATGGACCGTCACGGTACCAGCCGCGTACTCTTCCGTAACACCCGTAATGGCGTGAAAGGTTTCCCTGAACGTCATCTGCATGCAGTGAAACTGCCGCTGCCGACGCAGTATCAGACCGCGATAAAAGTCTCGGGCATTATGGGCGCGAAGAAAACCGCCGAAGCCCGTGCGCACGACATGCTGTATCCGGAACAGATTTATCAGGAATTTGAAGGCGAGAACGCCACCTGGTGGAACTTTGATCCGCGCGTCGAATGGCTGCTCGGTTATCTGACCGCCAACCGCGACGAAAAAGTACTGGTGATCTGCGCTAAAGCCGCCACTGCATTGCAACTGGAACAGGTTCTGCGGGAGCGTGAAGCGATCCGTGCTGCTGTGTTCCACGAAGGTTTGTCGATCATCGAACGTGACCGCGCCGCCGCTTACTTTGCTTCCCAGGAAGAAGGCGCGCAGGTTCTGCTGTGTTCTGAAATCGGCTCCGAAGGCCGTAACTTCCAGTTTGCCAGCAAGATGGTGATGTTCGACCTGCCGTTCAACCCGGATCTGCTGGAACAGCGTATCGGGCGTCTGGATCGTATCGGCCAGCAAAACAATATCGACATCATGGTGCCATACCTCGAGCAGACCGCGCAGTCGGTACTGGTTCGCTGGTTCCATGAAGGTCTGGACGCATTCGAACATACCTGTCCGACTGGCCGCACCATTTACGACAGCGCTTATGAGCAACTGATTGCGTTCCTGGCGGCACCTGCCGCGCAGGAAGGTCTGGGCGAGTTCATTCTTACATGTCGCGCCGAACATGACGCGCTGAAAGAGAAGCTGGAAAATGGCCGTGACCGCCTGCTGGAGATGCATTCCAACGGTGGCGAACGTGCTCAACAACTGGCGAAGGAAATCGGCGAGCAGGATAACGACGTTAACCTGGTCAACTTTGCGCTGAACCTGTTCGATATCGTCGGCATCAATCAGGAAGATCGCAGCGATAACCTGATCGTCCTGACGCCGTCTGATCACATGCTGGTGCCGGATTTCCCGGGTCTGCCGGAAGACGGTTGCACCGTGACCTTCGATCGTGAACAGGCGCTCTCGCGTGAAGATGCACAGTTTATCAGCTGGGAACATCCGATCGTGCGTAACGGTCTGGATCTGATCCTTTCCGGTGATACCGGCAGTTGTGCGGTATCGATCCTGAAAAACAAAGCGCTGCCGGTCGGTACCTTGCTGGCGGAACTGGTTTACGTGGTGGAATGTCAGGCGCCGAAGCATCTGCAACTGACCCGTTTCCTGCCACCGACACCGGTGCGTATGCTGATGGATCGTAAAGGCACCAATCTGGCGGCTCAGGTTGAATTTGAGAGTTTTAACCGTCAGCTGAATGCCATCAACCGTCACAACTCCAGTAAACTGGTGAATGCCGTGCAGCAGGATGTTCACGCCATGCTGCAACAGGCAGAAGCGGAAATTGCCGATCAGGCACGCGCCCTGATTGAAGCAGCGAAAGTGGAAGCTGACGAGCAACTGACCAAAGAACTGGATCGTCTGAAAGCGCTGAAAGAAGTGAACCCGAACATTCGCGATGACGAACTGGAATCGGTAGACTCTAACCGTAAGCAGGTGCTGGCGAATCTGAACGATGCCAGCTGGCGTCTGGATGCGATCCGCCTGGTGGTGGTGAGCCATCAGTAA
- the thiP gene encoding thiamine/thiamine pyrophosphate ABC transporter permease ThiP, with product MAERRQPLIPRWLLPGVIASLAMLLVAVLALGSLWRHAPQISGASLWHDPYLWHVICFTFWQALLSALCSVLPAILLARTLFRRRFPGRQLLLRLCAMTLVLPVLVAVFGILSVYGRQGWLAQICGWLGMDYRFSPYGLQGILLAHVFFNLPLAARLLVQALENIAVEQRQLAAQLGMNIWQQFRFVEWPAIRRQIFPAAALIFMLCFASFATVLSLGGGPQATTIELAIYQALSYDYDLSRAATLALIQLFCCLALVLLSQKLSQALPVGQTHSQRWRNPDDSWLRRIADAVLIGLALLLILPPLLAVITDGVNRAAVGVLQQPALWQALWTSVRIALGSGLLCVLLTMMLLWSSRELRLRKRNSWAQAMDLSGMLILAMPGIVLATGFFLLLGDTTGLPQSPWPLVILTNALMAVPYALKVLDNPMRDVAERYTLLCLSLDMHGWQRLRRVELSALKRPIAQALAFACVLSLGDFGVIALFGNENFRTLPFYLYQQIGSYRSQDGAVTALLLLLLCFLLFTLIEKLPGRHADAE from the coding sequence TACTGGCCTTAGGCTCTCTGTGGCGTCATGCGCCACAGATAAGCGGCGCATCGCTCTGGCACGATCCTTATCTCTGGCATGTGATCTGCTTTACTTTCTGGCAGGCGCTGCTTTCAGCGCTTTGCTCGGTGCTGCCCGCAATTTTGCTGGCACGCACCTTGTTCCGCCGCCGTTTCCCCGGCCGTCAGCTGTTATTACGTTTATGTGCGATGACGCTGGTCTTGCCGGTTTTGGTGGCGGTGTTTGGCATTCTCAGTGTCTACGGAAGACAGGGCTGGCTGGCGCAAATTTGCGGCTGGCTGGGCATGGATTACCGTTTCTCGCCGTATGGTTTACAGGGCATTTTGCTGGCGCACGTCTTTTTCAATCTGCCGCTGGCAGCGCGGCTCTTAGTGCAGGCACTGGAAAATATCGCCGTTGAGCAGCGCCAGCTCGCCGCACAACTCGGCATGAATATCTGGCAGCAATTCCGCTTTGTGGAATGGCCTGCCATTCGCCGGCAGATATTCCCCGCCGCCGCCTTAATCTTTATGCTGTGTTTCGCCAGCTTCGCCACGGTGCTTTCACTGGGTGGCGGTCCGCAGGCAACGACCATTGAACTCGCCATTTATCAGGCGCTAAGTTACGACTACGATTTAAGCCGCGCCGCCACGCTGGCCCTGATCCAGCTGTTTTGTTGCCTGGCGCTGGTGTTGCTCAGTCAGAAACTCAGTCAGGCGTTGCCGGTGGGCCAAACGCATTCTCAGCGCTGGCGTAATCCTGATGATTCCTGGCTGCGGCGCATCGCCGATGCCGTACTGATTGGCCTGGCGTTGTTGCTGATCCTGCCGCCGTTACTCGCCGTCATTACCGATGGCGTAAACCGTGCAGCGGTCGGTGTTTTGCAACAACCCGCGCTCTGGCAGGCATTATGGACATCCGTGCGTATCGCGCTCGGCAGCGGATTATTGTGTGTGCTGCTGACCATGATGCTGCTGTGGAGCAGCCGCGAACTGCGGTTACGCAAGAGAAATAGCTGGGCGCAGGCGATGGATCTGAGCGGTATGCTGATCCTCGCGATGCCGGGCATTGTGCTGGCGACCGGTTTCTTCCTGTTGCTCGGCGATACCACCGGTTTGCCACAATCGCCATGGCCGCTGGTGATCCTCACGAATGCGCTGATGGCCGTACCTTATGCATTAAAAGTGCTGGATAACCCGATGCGCGACGTGGCAGAACGCTACACGCTGCTGTGTCTTTCGCTGGATATGCATGGCTGGCAGCGGCTGCGCCGGGTTGAACTCAGCGCACTGAAACGCCCGATTGCACAGGCACTGGCTTTCGCCTGTGTACTTTCTCTGGGGGATTTCGGTGTGATTGCCTTGTTCGGCAACGAGAATTTCCGCACCCTGCCGTTTTATCTGTATCAGCAGATTGGTTCCTACCGCAGCCAGGACGGCGCGGTGACGGCGCTGTTATTACTGCTGCTATGCTTCCTGTTATTCACCCTGATTGAGAAACTGCCGGGCCGCCATGCTGACGCTGAATAA
- the thiQ gene encoding thiamine ABC transporter ATP-binding protein ThiQ: MLTLNKLTYLYEHLPMRFDLQIDAGERVAILGPSGAGKSTLLSLVAGFLAPVSGQILLNGADHSVTPPAKRPVSMLFQENNLFSHLTVRQNMGLGLHPGLKLTAQQKQELEEIARQVGLTECLDRLPSQLSGGQRQRVALARCLLRSQPVLLLDEPFSALDPALRSEMLTLLDKVCEQRHLTLLMVSHNLDDAARIAPRTLLIVDGRIFYDGPTQALTDGSAPQASVLGIMPGISG, from the coding sequence ATGCTGACGCTGAATAAACTGACGTATTTGTACGAACATCTGCCGATGCGCTTCGATTTACAGATCGACGCCGGTGAACGTGTGGCAATCCTCGGCCCGAGCGGCGCCGGGAAAAGTACCCTGCTGAGTCTGGTCGCCGGTTTTCTGGCACCGGTCAGCGGGCAGATCCTGCTCAACGGCGCAGATCACAGCGTGACGCCACCGGCAAAACGTCCGGTGTCGATGTTGTTTCAGGAAAATAATCTGTTCTCGCATCTGACGGTGCGTCAGAACATGGGGCTGGGATTGCATCCGGGGCTGAAACTTACCGCGCAGCAGAAGCAGGAACTGGAAGAAATTGCCCGACAGGTCGGGCTGACTGAATGTCTGGACCGGCTGCCATCGCAACTTTCCGGTGGCCAGCGTCAGCGTGTCGCGCTCGCCCGTTGCCTGCTGCGCAGTCAGCCGGTTTTATTGCTCGATGAGCCCTTTTCAGCACTCGATCCGGCACTGCGCAGTGAGATGCTGACGTTGCTGGATAAGGTATGTGAGCAACGCCATCTCACGCTGCTGATGGTGTCGCACAATCTGGATGATGCGGCACGGATCGCGCCGCGCACGTTGCTGATCGTCGATGGCCGGATTTTTTACGACGGGCCGACGCAGGCACTGACCGACGGCAGTGCGCCGCAGGCCAGCGTGTTGGGGATAATGCCGGGGATCAGCGGGTGA
- a CDS encoding DNA polymerase II yields the protein MTSTFVRPASAATDTPPRQGFVLTRHWRDTPRGTEVELWLATDEGPQKVRLPLQESVAFIPAEQRAAAERILIDEKNISLRPLPLQDFHSRAVLGLYCPQHRQLMRIEKLLKENGVSVFEADIRPPERFLMERYITAPVWFSGKPGPDKLLMDTKMKPAEDYRPPLKLCSLDIETSGNGELYCIGLEGCGQRHVYMLGPPNGDPNAQFDFNMVYVDSRPQLLEKLNEWLEIYDPDAIIGWSVVQFDLRVLQKHADRYKIPLKFGRGGGELEWREHGFKQGHFFAAAAGRLIIDGIEALKSAFWNFNSFSLEFVSQSLLGEGKASDNPYQRLAEIEQRFREDKPALARYNLKDCELVTRIFAKTELMPFLLERASVTGLAVDRSGGSVAAFTHLYLPRMHRAGYVAPNMGELQGEMSPGGFVMDSRPGLYDSVLVLDYKSLYPSIIRTFLIDPVGLVAGLQQPDDEHSVPGYRNARFSREKHCLPEIVRQIWMGREDAKKQKNKPLSQALKIIMNAFYGVLGSSGCRFFDPRLASSITLRGHDIMRQTRELIEAEGFQVIYGDTDSTFVWLNKAHSQEEADAIGRRLVEQVNAWWKGHLQQEYGLESALELEFETHYQRFLMPTIRGSETGSKKRYAGLVKDADGEHIVYKGLETVRTDWTPLAQEFQQALYERVFHRQPYQDYVRDYVARTLSGEFDDKLVYRKRLRRKLSDYEKNVPPHVRAARLADDYNVLHGRAKQYQNGGWISYVMTTSGPEPLENRQSPIDYDHYIERQLEPVADGILPFLHDDFATLITGQMGLF from the coding sequence ATCACTTCCACCTTTGTCCGTCCCGCTTCTGCTGCCACTGACACCCCGCCGCGTCAGGGATTTGTGCTGACCCGCCACTGGCGCGACACGCCGCGCGGTACCGAGGTGGAATTGTGGCTGGCGACCGACGAAGGTCCGCAGAAAGTGCGCCTGCCTTTACAGGAATCGGTGGCGTTTATTCCGGCCGAACAACGCGCGGCGGCGGAGCGCATTCTCATTGATGAAAAAAATATCAGTCTGCGTCCGTTGCCGTTGCAGGATTTCCATTCCCGCGCCGTTCTTGGGCTTTACTGCCCGCAACACCGGCAGTTAATGCGGATTGAAAAATTGCTGAAAGAAAATGGCGTCAGTGTTTTCGAAGCGGATATCCGCCCGCCGGAACGCTTCCTGATGGAACGCTATATCACCGCACCGGTGTGGTTCAGCGGTAAACCGGGGCCGGACAAGCTGCTGATGGACACCAAAATGAAACCGGCGGAGGACTACCGCCCGCCGCTGAAACTGTGTTCTCTGGATATCGAAACCAGCGGCAACGGCGAGTTGTACTGCATCGGGCTGGAAGGCTGCGGGCAGCGCCACGTGTATATGCTCGGCCCGCCGAACGGCGATCCTAATGCTCAATTTGATTTCAACATGGTTTACGTCGACAGCCGCCCGCAGTTGCTGGAAAAACTCAATGAGTGGCTGGAAATCTATGATCCCGACGCCATTATCGGCTGGAGCGTAGTGCAGTTTGACCTGCGGGTTTTACAAAAACACGCTGACCGCTACAAAATCCCGCTGAAATTCGGGCGCGGCGGCGGTGAACTGGAATGGCGTGAACACGGTTTCAAACAGGGGCACTTTTTTGCTGCCGCTGCGGGTCGTCTGATCATCGACGGCATTGAAGCACTGAAATCGGCGTTCTGGAACTTCAACTCGTTCAGCCTGGAATTCGTCTCGCAAAGTTTATTAGGCGAAGGCAAAGCCAGCGATAATCCTTATCAGCGGCTGGCCGAAATCGAACAACGTTTTCGGGAAGATAAACCGGCGCTGGCACGCTATAACCTGAAAGACTGCGAACTGGTGACGCGTATTTTTGCCAAAACTGAACTGATGCCGTTTTTGCTGGAACGCGCCTCGGTCACCGGTCTGGCCGTGGATCGCAGCGGCGGTTCAGTGGCGGCCTTTACCCATCTTTATTTACCGCGCATGCACCGCGCCGGTTACGTCGCGCCCAATATGGGCGAATTGCAGGGCGAAATGAGCCCGGGTGGCTTTGTGATGGATTCGCGCCCCGGCCTGTATGATTCGGTGCTGGTGCTCGATTATAAAAGCCTGTACCCGTCGATTATCCGCACCTTTCTGATTGACCCGGTCGGGCTGGTCGCCGGACTGCAACAACCGGATGACGAACATTCCGTGCCCGGCTACCGTAACGCCCGTTTCTCGCGGGAAAAACATTGTCTGCCGGAAATTGTCCGCCAGATCTGGATGGGACGCGAAGACGCTAAAAAGCAAAAAAACAAACCGCTGTCTCAGGCACTGAAAATCATCATGAACGCCTTTTATGGCGTGCTCGGCTCCAGCGGCTGCCGCTTCTTTGATCCGCGCCTTGCGTCCTCCATTACCCTGCGCGGGCACGACATCATGCGCCAGACCCGCGAGCTGATTGAAGCCGAAGGCTTTCAGGTGATTTACGGCGACACCGATTCTACCTTTGTCTGGCTGAACAAAGCCCATTCGCAGGAAGAGGCCGACGCGATTGGCCGCCGTCTGGTTGAACAGGTGAATGCGTGGTGGAAAGGCCATCTGCAACAGGAATACGGGCTGGAAAGCGCCCTGGAACTGGAATTCGAAACGCATTATCAGCGTTTCCTGATGCCGACCATTCGCGGCTCGGAAACCGGCAGCAAAAAGCGTTATGCCGGTCTGGTGAAAGACGCCGACGGCGAGCACATCGTGTATAAAGGGCTGGAAACGGTGCGCACCGACTGGACACCGCTGGCGCAGGAGTTTCAGCAGGCGCTGTATGAGCGGGTGTTTCACCGCCAGCCGTATCAGGATTACGTGCGCGATTACGTGGCGCGCACGCTCAGCGGCGAGTTTGATGACAAACTGGTGTACCGCAAACGCCTGCGCCGCAAGCTGAGCGATTATGAGAAAAACGTCCCGCCGCATGTCCGCGCGGCGCGGCTGGCGGATGACTATAATGTGCTGCACGGTCGCGCCAAACAGTATCAGAATGGCGGCTGGATCAGCTACGTGATGACCACGTCCGGCCCTGAACCGCTGGAAAACCGTCAGTCGCCCATCGACTACGACCATTATATCGAGCGTCAGCTGGAGCCGGTCGCCGATGGCATTTTACCTTTCCTTCACGACGATTTTGCTACACTCATTACAGGGCAGATGGGATTATTCTGA
- the rluA gene encoding bifunctional tRNA pseudouridine(32) synthase/23S rRNA pseudouridine(746) synthase RluA has protein sequence MSEHQPTIPEPSKTRPLENYNPPTDPWLQVIFQDEHIMVVNKPSGLLSVPGKLAEHQDSLMTRIQQEFPEAESVHRLDMSTSGVIVVALTKDAERELKRQFRERETKKVYIARVWGRVEEDYGIIDLPLICDYPNRPKQKVCHETGKKALTQYEVMSWDDDGTTRVKLRPITGRSHQLRVHLLALGHPILGDKFYAHPQALAAAGRLQLHAQELSFYHPITDAPLVFNCEPDF, from the coding sequence ATGAGCGAACATCAACCGACTATCCCTGAACCGTCGAAAACCCGGCCGCTGGAGAATTACAATCCGCCGACCGATCCCTGGTTACAGGTGATTTTTCAGGATGAACACATCATGGTGGTCAATAAGCCGAGCGGGCTGCTTTCCGTGCCGGGCAAGCTGGCCGAGCATCAGGACAGCCTGATGACGCGTATTCAGCAGGAATTTCCTGAGGCTGAGTCCGTCCATCGTCTGGATATGTCCACCAGCGGCGTGATCGTGGTGGCGCTGACCAAAGACGCTGAGCGTGAACTTAAACGCCAGTTCCGCGAACGCGAAACCAAGAAAGTGTATATCGCGCGGGTCTGGGGACGGGTTGAAGAAGATTACGGCATTATCGATTTGCCGCTGATTTGCGATTATCCTAACCGGCCGAAACAGAAGGTCTGTCACGAGACCGGCAAGAAAGCGCTGACGCAGTATGAAGTGATGTCATGGGATGATGACGGCACAACGCGGGTGAAACTGCGGCCGATTACCGGACGTTCGCACCAGTTGCGCGTGCACCTTCTGGCGCTCGGGCATCCGATTCTGGGCGATAAATTCTATGCCCATCCGCAGGCACTGGCAGCGGCCGGTCGTTTGCAACTGCACGCACAGGAATTATCGTTTTATCATCCGATAACCGATGCGCCGCTGGTATTTAACTGCGAGCCGGATTTTTAA